The genomic window ATTAATTGCATGATTGCTTCGCTGGACGACCCAAACGTGTTCGGCCCATATGATCAGTCCGGAAAATGGCAATACCTTCCCAGGTTCGCCATTCGGCAAGGAGTTCCTCTCGAAGAGATACGAGAAACCAACTTGCCAGATTTTCCCACTACCAGCCAATTCCTTGAAGCGGTGCGTGATCGCATCGAGAAATACTTTCCCGTCGCGCACGACGGGATCCTTGAGATGGAAGGGCCGGAGTACTGGGGCTCACGCCCGTGAACGCCTGCGGCGAGTTTTCCTTTCGATCCGGGAATCATGAATTAGGGATCCGTCAGGCCTCGATGTCGGGCGCCCATCTCGGCGGGCGAACGTCCGGCCGATGCGACGACCGCGCCGCCGCCAGTGTCGCCGCGCGTTCACCGTTGACCGCGGTCAGCGGTGGCGGTTGCCCCTTGCGTAGCGTCGCGATCAGCTCGCGATAGGGACCGATGACATAGACCGTGTCGCCGGCTTCCAGCCGGGCGTCGCGGCGCGGGCGTAACCTGATCGGCCCTTCCGGTCTGATGATTGCGATGACGCGCGTTTGGGTCGACAGATCCACCATGCGCAGGCCATCGAGCTCGCTGCCCTCCGCCACCAGCATTCCGCCGACCATAAAGGAGCGCTGCCCGACCCAGAACGTGCCCAGCACATGTAAACCCATTGCCGCGCCGATGAACCAAGGTGCCGCGAGGTCGACGATCGAGCGCACGTTCTCGAAACCGAACCGCCGATTCACCGCCGTGCTCAGCGCGCGGCCCTGCACGCGCATGACGATCGGCACTTTCGTATCGGACCCTAGGATTTCCAGCAGGACGATTCCGGTCTCGATATTCCGCATGTCGTCCTGGTTCACCACCGCCACACCGCGGGCGCGCTCGACCCGCGCCGATTCCAGCGTTTGGCGCATCGTCGGATCGCCGAAGATCACCGGCACGTCGAGTTTGGCCACGGTCGACAGGTAGCGGTTGTTCTCGTCCGGCTCGATGACCAGGACGTCGTACCCGGCAGCGGTCAGGTCGCTGACGACGCGGACGCCGATCGAACCCAGCCCGACGACGACGACATGACCGCGCATGTGGCGGGCGCGCAGGAGTCCGGCGGTTTTCACAAAGCGGCGCGACAGCATCAGGTCGGCCAGGAACGCGACGAGGATCGCGGTCACGATCGCGCCGCCGAACATCAACCCGATGACGAACAGCCGCAGAGCGGGGGACTGCTGGGCGAAGCTGAATTCGCCGTAGCCGACGGTCGAAATGGTCTCCGAGGTGAAATACAGGGCGTCCAGCCACGACATCCGGGGGTTCTGGTAGGTCAGGTACACGGCGGTTGTCGACCCGAGTATCAGGAATAGGGCGAACAACAACGAAGGAACCAGCATCGGGTTGACGTCGTCGCGCATCGCGCGCAGCGCGTCGATCGCTCGTCGCACCCGGGAATGGCGGGAGCGTGTCGCGGTCGGCGGCGTCACCCGTATCCCACGGGCCTCCATTTCGTCTTTGACGCCGATCATCGAGGTCCAGTCGCCCGCATAGACACGCAGGTCCCGTCCGGGACAGGGCACCACCACGCCGGGTTCGGGCGAGTTCTTTCCGTGCACCACCGCGACGGGTGCCAGGTCGGCATAGATCTCGCGCAGGGTCGCGTCGTACGGCGCCTCGGCTCCCCAGACAACGAATTCGATTCCTGCCGTTTGGAATTGGTGCGCGTTGCGCGACAGCACTGCCTCGACAAGCGACGGTGCGGCGAGGTCGGCGACGTCCAGAATCGCGCCGGGCCCGTTGACTGCGGTCACCGCTTCGCGCAGCACGTCGTTGGCCAGACGTGCCACCACCCGAACGGTGGGACTATATTCCCTTGTCAACAAAGCGATTTCGAGGTTGACCGCGTCGTTAGGGCCGGCGCAGACGACGGCACGCGCCCGATGCACGCCGGCGCCGAGCAGGTCGGCGGCCGTGTTGATCTTGATTATCCGCGCTCCGGCGCCCCTTAGCTCCTCGGCGATCGTCTTCGACAGTGGATCGTCTCCGCTGACGATGATTTCACGATGGAACTGGAAGACTTCGCCCATACTCCGATCTTTCGTTCACTGGTCCTATGACTATCGGCCACAACGTCGGATAGTGCCACCGGAACAAAATCGGCCTCTGCCTGCGGCGCAACAGTTTCGACTCGCGCTCGTCACGCGGACGAAATAGTTGAGGCGTAAATAGAGCCATCGCACCACTGCTTTTCGCGTGAAAGACCTTGATAATGGCGGGGTCTGCTGCAGGCTGTGGTGGCGCGCGAGTACTCAGCGCGGATAGTCAAACGAAGGAGCATTGCGTGTCCGACAAGACGCCCGACGACATCTTCAAGCTCGCCAGGGACGAGCACATCGAGTATGTCGACGTCCGCTTCTGCGACCTGCCGGGCACGATGCAGCACTTCACCATTCCGATCTACGCGTTCGACGAGAACGTGTTCGAGGAAGGCTTGGCCTTCGACGGCTCATCGATTCGCGGGTTCCAATCGATCCACGAGTCCGACATGCTGTTGCTGCCCGATCCCGAGACCGCCACGATCGACCCGTTCCGGGCCGCCAAGACGCTGAACGTCAACTTCTTCGTGCACGACCCGTTCACGCTCGAGTTGTACTCGCGCGACCCGCGCAACGTCGCCCGCAAGGCGGAGAACTATCTGATCAGCTCCGGCATCGCCGACACCGCCTACTTCGGTCCGGAGGCCGAGTTCTACATTTTCGACTCGGTCAGCTTCGACTCCTGCACCAACGAATCGTTCTACAAGGTGGATGCGACATCCGGTTGGTGGAACACCGGGAAAGAGACCGAGGCGGACGGCAGCCCCAACCTCGGCTACAAAGTCCGCCCGAAGGGCGGGTATTTTCCGATCGCGCCCACCGACCACTACGTCGACTTGCGCGACGAGATTCTCACCCACCTGACCAACGCCGGCTTTTCGCTGGAAAAGGGCCATCACGAGGTGGGCAGCGGCGGCCAGGCCGAAATCAACTACAAATTCAACACGCTGCTGCATGCCGCCGACGACCACCAGATGTACAAGTACATCGTCAAACAAACCGCCCGGCAGGCCGGCAAGACCGTGACGTTCATGCCCAAGCCGCTGTTCGGTGACAACGGCTCCGGCATGCATTGCCACCAGTCATTGTGGAAGGACGGCGTCCCGCTGATGTACGACGAGGACGGGTATGCGGGGCTGTCCGACACCGCCCGCCACTACATCGGCGGCTTGCTCTACCACGCGCCGTCGCTGCTGGCGTTCACCAACCCGACGGTGAATTCCTACAAGCGTCTGGTCCCCGGGTACGAGGCCCCGATCAACCTGGTCTACAGCCAGCGCAACCGGTCGGCGTGCGTGCGTATCCCGATCACCGGCAACAACCCCAAGGCCAAGCGGTTGGAGTTCCGTTGCCCCGACTCGTCGGGCAATCCGTATCTCTCATTTGCGGCCATGTTGATGGCCGGGTTGGACGGCATCAAGAACAAGATCGAGCCGCCACCGCCGGTCGACAAGGACCTCTACGAGCTGCCGCCGGAGGAGGCCGCGGAGATCCCGCAGGCTCCCACGCAGCTGTCGGCGGTGATCGACCGTCTGGAGGAGGACAGCGAATACCTGACCCAGGGGGGCGTGTTCACCCCCGACCTCATCCAGACGTGGATCAGCTACAAACGCGACTACGAGATCGCACCGTTCGGCCTCCGACCGACGCCGTACGAGTTCGCGCTCTACTACGACGTCTGACATGTTGGGCGGGCCCACCGAACTGTACGAGGATGGGCTGGTGCGAAAGCTTCTCGTGGTTGCGAGTTTTGTTGCCGTCCTCGGCGCCGCCGCCGCCGCCCAGCCGATCTCGAGCGGCATCTGGTTCGACCTCACGTTGCCCGCTCTGCCCGCCGCCTGAGCGGGGGACTGCGCAGGGCTTATGTGCGCGGGGGTAAGCGCACCACCTCGACGAAGAAGCTATCGATCTTGCGGATCGCCTTGAAAAATTGGTCGAGGTCGACGGGCTTGGTGACGTAGGCGTTGGCGTGCAGATTGTAGCTGCGCACAATGTCCTCTTCCAGTGACGACGAGGTGAGGACAACAACGGGGATGGCGCCGAGTTCGGAATCGGCTTTGATCTGCTCGAGAAGCTGGCGCCCGCTGTACTTGGGCAGATTGAGATCCAGCAGGATCAGGTCCGGCCGCGGTGCATCGGCGAATTCACCGCGTCGATAGAGGAAGTCCAAGCCCTCCTGGCCGTCGTGGGCCACGTGCAGCCTGTTGCGGATCTTGTTTTGTTCGAAAGCTTCGCGGGTGATCAGTTCATCGCCGGCATCGTCTTCGACCAATAACACATCGATTGGTTTCGTCGCGTCCATCACTGCTGCGTTCTCCCTTCGGCACAGGGGCTGATTGCGGGTGGGAGTGAGGTGGCCACGACTTGGCGCCACGTCCTACGCGCGTGATTGGACGTAGACCTTGAACCTTAACGACCGGCTTGCCGACGCGTCGGGTAGACCCCGTCACACAATCGGGATTGGAACGATCCGAAGCGGGGTACAGACGATTCGACCGAACCAATTAGGCAGGCGCGCAATAACGAGGTTGTTCGTGTGAACGTCTCGGGGCAGCTAGGGAGGTGGCGCGCCCGGCGGGACGTTGGGATCGGGTGGTGGCTCGGGAGAGGGCGGTGGTGGCGGCGGCTGATCTTTGCAGTCGGGGAGAAAGATTATGGTGCCGCCCACCATCGTCCAGGTGATCCCGCACGCCCGCGGCGCCACGGCGGGTGGATCGGGCGCAGCCAGCAGGGCTGCCAGGACCGCCGTGGCGAAAATCGGACGGACTAGACGCGAGACGAACCTCAACGCGACCCCGGGTCGGCCATGATGTTTCTGCTTTCCTGCCTAGCTGATTGCCCGAGTCTGAGATAAGCCGCCACCGGCCGCAACTCGAGGGTGATCTTGGGGCGCCGGGGGTTAGCCTTTGTTGCTATGCCGATGGCTGTCCGTGCGGTGTCCGCGATGGTCGCGCTGTTGCTGCTCGGCATCGCGGACATTCACGACGCGAGCCGCGCCTGCGCCGAACCGCCCGGCGCCGGCGAGCAGTCGGTGGGCTGGGACACCTATCGCCGGCTGGACCGGCTGCCGTATCTGAGCGTCAACACCGAAACGGAGCAAGTGTCGAGTTTCGACCGAAGCGGCGGCGATTTCGACATCTCCACTGGCAACCAGAACGGCAGCGGTGGCTGCTTGACGCTGGGTGGGGCCGGCTGTGTGATTGCCGAGGACCACGGCGCCGGCGAGGTGGGTTCGATCTGGTTCACCCGCGACGGCGGCAACGTGCGCGCGATCGGAACCATCCGCATCGAGTTGGACGGGCAGGTGGTGCTCGACGCGCGCCTGCAATCGGTGGTCGACGGCGTCCTGGGCGCGCCTTTCGTGTGGCCGCTGGTGGCGAACTCTGCGCAGTCACCCGGAGGCGTTTACATCAAAGTGCCGATGCCCTATCGGCATTCGATGCGGATCAGTGTTGCAACGAATCTGCAGTATTACCACGTCGGCTATCGCCGGTTCGCCTCCGCCGACGGCATCGCCACTTTCTCGCCCTCCGACCCCGCGCTCGACGTGATCGACACGCTGCGCGCCGCTGGTACCGCCGACCCCAAACCGACGCAACGCGCTGCGGCACATGGCAAACGGGATGTCGACCTTGCCGCCGACACCGGACAGACGATCGCCGAGTGGGCCGGGCCGGGGGCAATCTCGGCGGTTCACCTGCGGCTGCCGGCGCCGGCGGACCGACTAATGGCCGGGCTGCGGCTGCAGATCGAGTTCGACGGCCAGACCATGGTCGACTCCCCCCTCGGGGAGTTCTTCGGCGCGGGGCTGGGCGCCGAAAGTGTGCGGTCGCTGATGTTCGCCACCATCCCACAGCCGGATGGGTCGGTAGCGTTATCCGCTTGGTGGCCAATGCCATTCGCACGGTCAGCGCGCGTCACCCTGGTCAACACCACCGGCGATGCCGCGTCGGGGATCGACAGCGCCGTGCTGATCGCCCCCGACGCGCAGTGGGCGAGTGCGTTGGCCAGCGGCCGCGCCGGCTACTTCACCGCCCGCTCGCACGCCGGTCCGACGACCCTCGGTCAGGATTGGTCGTTCGCCGATGAACGCGGCCACGGCAAGTTCATGGGCGTCAGCCACACCATTCGCGGTTCCCGGACGAAAACGGCGTTCAGCGACGACGCCCCTTACTTTCTCGAGGGAGCCGAACGCGTGTACACAGACGGATCCGCCTCGCCCCAGTGGTATGGCACCGGCACCGAGGACTTCTACGAGGGCGGCTGGTATTTCAAGAACGGCACCCGCTTCAGCGATCCCCTCAACGGCCAACCCGACCAACGCACCGCGGCCGGCGGATGCGCGGACTACTGTGTCACCGTCTATCGGCTGACGCTCGCCGAGTCCGTCTCGTACCATTCCGCCCTTCGATTCGGTATCGAGCACGGAAAGCGCAGCATGGTCCAACCCGATTACAGCTCAACGGCATTCCTCTACACCCAACCGAACGACACCGAGAAATTCGGCGACGACGTCAGCCCGAGCGATCCGATCAGCCGGGTAGTCCACGGCTACGGCGACGACGCGGCCACCGACCAACTGTTGATCAGCCAGTACGAGGGCACCGAGGACATGCAGACCATCGCCGCGCTGGTCCGCATCACCCAGGCGCCGATCACGTTTCGCGTCCACATCGACCCGGGCAACCACGGAGTCGTGGTCCGCCGCTCGTCGGACCAAGCAACCGGCTATCAATCTGCCGATGTGCTGGTCGACGGCATACCGGCCGGGAATTGGCTTGAGCCGCGCAGCAATAACGCGCACCGCTGGCTCGACGACACCTACCTCGTGCCTGAATCCCTTACCGCGGGAAAGTCCGTCATCACGTTCACGCTGACACCCACGCCCGAATCGCCGCCCTGGACCGCAAGCCGCTACCGCGTCGACGCGGTGACGGGCCCGGCCGCCTAGCGGTCAGAACCCGGCGACCAGGGCGTTGTTCTCCGGGCAGTACGCCCGGACAGAAATGCCGACGTACGCATTGGCGCTGTCACTGAGCGCCGGGTTGCTCGCGCGGAAGGCGTCGGCCTCCTGCTGCACCGTCACCCCGCGCCCGATGTCCTGGCACACCATCTTGCCGTTGTAGATCGCGGCTTCCGGATTGGCGAACGAGATGCCCCGGTCGTTGAGGGCCTGGACGTACTTGTTGTCCTGATCCGGGGTGGACGCGATCGAGGGCGGAGCGGATGAGCCGGTCGTCGGCGCGCCTCGGTTCGGTTTCGGCCGCGCGGTGGGCGGTTGCGCCGCGGACTTACTCGTCGTCTGCGAGCCCCCCGATTGGTCGGGCGCGGTCAACAGCCAACTCGTCAAAACGATCGCACCCGCCAGCACTACACCCCCCGTGACCAGCGCACCGGCCCTGCCCCACGTCGAACTCCAGGACCGCCGAATGGCTCCCGGCTCGCTGCTGCGGGTCTCGTCGGCTCCCTCGTCGTTGCTTGACCAGGCAAGGCCGACCGACTCGGTGGGCGTGGAATTGGGCACGGCGGCCGTCTCGTCGACGTCCTGCGCGGCGGTCTCGTCACCGCCCTGGACCGGCTCGGACATGAGGGCCATGGTAGCCACCGCTCGCACGGGCGGCTCGGCACGCATCGCGCGAACGGCCGCCCGCTATTGAACTCATCGCCCATGAACTCCTAGGCTGCGGCCATGCCGATCGACCGTGCCGCGCTCGTCGCGGGCAGCATCCGACTAGCCTCCGGGGTCCACTTCCTCGTCGATCCCCTCGGCGCGAACCGACTTTGGGGCGACCCATCAGAGCCGACGCCGACCGCACGTCTGCTGCTGCGGTCGATGGGTTATCGCGACGCGCTCATCGGTTTGCTGCTCGCCGGGTCGGCCGTGCGCGGCAAAAACACCCGCGGCTGGTTCCTGGCGTCCGCCGGCGCCGATGCGTCCGACCTGCTCGGCGGGCTCAGCGTGCACGGCGAGCTCCGCCGCTCACAGCAGCTGATCGGCCTTGGCGGTGCCGTGATCGGCATCGTGGTGGGGCTGTGGGGCGCAGCGCGGCCGGGACCCAAGGTGGTGGAGGCCCCGGCGGATTAGCCGCCACGCTTACCGGACGCTAGCCGCGTGCACCGCAGACCAGTAGTCGTCTTCCCGCTTGGTCAGTTCATTCGACGTAATCGCGCCAAAATAAGCGGCGTCGTGAGCGAATCGCGCGGGCGCGTCGGGCAGCGCGTCGGGACCCTCGAGCCGAAAGCAGCTCGGTGCCAACGGACCGAACAGTAGTGCGCGGTGCAGCCGCGGCCAGCTGTCCAGGCGCGGCTCGACGCCGGCGGCGCGGGCGAAGGTGATAGCGGCGAGGTTCATCCGCGTCTTCTGCGGGGCGCCCCGGTTGGCGCGATAGACATCGATCGCCGACCGCTGATCATGATCGCTGGGCGGCGCGACGGCCCCGCCCCAGGTGTAGGCGATCCAGCGGGCCTGAAGTTCCAGCGGCACAAAGTATCCGCCCGACTGATCCCACATCCCCACGAATGCCAGGCCCGGAAGATCAGGGTGAAACGTATAGCGGTCGGCGTCCATATGCACCGCGTCGAGGTCGAGGGTGGCTCGGATGTCGGCGCTCAGAAAGGGCAAAGACAACCCGAATCCGGTGCCGAACACGATCCCGTCAAACTCCTCGACGTGCCCGTCGCCAAACGTCACGGTCGGGCCGGCGACCGATGTCAGCCACGGCCGCACCGTGATTCGGCCCTCGGCCACCAGCGGAAGGTACTGTTGACTGAGCGTGACACCGGCGGTGAACAAGGACGGGTCGGGCGCCGGTGCGCCATATTGCTCGGGGCTGCCCGCGGCCTCGAGCACGATCTCTTTGAGCTGCCGGTCGATTTCGGTGGGCGCAAGCGATTCATTTGCCAGCGCTCCGTACCGCGTGTAGATCCGCTGGTCGGAGGGAACCCCTGCGGCGAACTTCGGCACCACGTAGCGTTGCCGCCGCTGGGTCACGACGACGCGTGCGGCACCCAATTCGGCTAATTCCGAGGCGATCTCGAGAGCACTGACCGCGCAACCGGCGACCAGCACCCGCTTGTCGCGATAGGCAAGCCCGTCGCGATAGTGGTATGTGGAAATGGCGCCGGCCGATCCGGAGAACGTATCGATCCC from Mycobacterium shigaense includes these protein-coding regions:
- a CDS encoding glycoside hydrolase family 172 protein is translated as MVALLLLGIADIHDASRACAEPPGAGEQSVGWDTYRRLDRLPYLSVNTETEQVSSFDRSGGDFDISTGNQNGSGGCLTLGGAGCVIAEDHGAGEVGSIWFTRDGGNVRAIGTIRIELDGQVVLDARLQSVVDGVLGAPFVWPLVANSAQSPGGVYIKVPMPYRHSMRISVATNLQYYHVGYRRFASADGIATFSPSDPALDVIDTLRAAGTADPKPTQRAAAHGKRDVDLAADTGQTIAEWAGPGAISAVHLRLPAPADRLMAGLRLQIEFDGQTMVDSPLGEFFGAGLGAESVRSLMFATIPQPDGSVALSAWWPMPFARSARVTLVNTTGDAASGIDSAVLIAPDAQWASALASGRAGYFTARSHAGPTTLGQDWSFADERGHGKFMGVSHTIRGSRTKTAFSDDAPYFLEGAERVYTDGSASPQWYGTGTEDFYEGGWYFKNGTRFSDPLNGQPDQRTAAGGCADYCVTVYRLTLAESVSYHSALRFGIEHGKRSMVQPDYSSTAFLYTQPNDTEKFGDDVSPSDPISRVVHGYGDDAATDQLLISQYEGTEDMQTIAALVRITQAPITFRVHIDPGNHGVVVRRSSDQATGYQSADVLVDGIPAGNWLEPRSNNAHRWLDDTYLVPESLTAGKSVITFTLTPTPESPPWTASRYRVDAVTGPAA
- a CDS encoding DUF732 domain-containing protein gives rise to the protein MSEPVQGGDETAAQDVDETAAVPNSTPTESVGLAWSSNDEGADETRSSEPGAIRRSWSSTWGRAGALVTGGVVLAGAIVLTSWLLTAPDQSGGSQTTSKSAAQPPTARPKPNRGAPTTGSSAPPSIASTPDQDNKYVQALNDRGISFANPEAAIYNGKMVCQDIGRGVTVQQEADAFRASNPALSDSANAYVGISVRAYCPENNALVAGF
- a CDS encoding flavin-containing monooxygenase, whose product is MTQSVAVIGAGPGGLVTARWLLSQGFEPTILEQGPMLGGQWAGLEGLSGVWPRMHANSSRTVSAFSDLEHEIDHVYLSNRQVLEYLHRYADMFGLASRIRFGTQVELIERDGSRWRVVHGAATESFDRIVVASGRFHAPAIPVVAGIDTFSGSAGAISTYHYRDGLAYRDKRVLVAGCAVSALEIASELAELGAARVVVTQRRQRYVVPKFAAGVPSDQRIYTRYGALANESLAPTEIDRQLKEIVLEAAGSPEQYGAPAPDPSLFTAGVTLSQQYLPLVAEGRITVRPWLTSVAGPTVTFGDGHVEEFDGIVFGTGFGLSLPFLSADIRATLDLDAVHMDADRYTFHPDLPGLAFVGMWDQSGGYFVPLELQARWIAYTWGGAVAPPSDHDQRSAIDVYRANRGAPQKTRMNLAAITFARAAGVEPRLDSWPRLHRALLFGPLAPSCFRLEGPDALPDAPARFAHDAAYFGAITSNELTKREDDYWSAVHAASVR
- a CDS encoding DUF4267 domain-containing protein; this translates as MPIDRAALVAGSIRLASGVHFLVDPLGANRLWGDPSEPTPTARLLLRSMGYRDALIGLLLAGSAVRGKNTRGWFLASAGADASDLLGGLSVHGELRRSQQLIGLGGAVIGIVVGLWGAARPGPKVVEAPAD
- the glnA gene encoding type I glutamate--ammonia ligase; protein product: MSDKTPDDIFKLARDEHIEYVDVRFCDLPGTMQHFTIPIYAFDENVFEEGLAFDGSSIRGFQSIHESDMLLLPDPETATIDPFRAAKTLNVNFFVHDPFTLELYSRDPRNVARKAENYLISSGIADTAYFGPEAEFYIFDSVSFDSCTNESFYKVDATSGWWNTGKETEADGSPNLGYKVRPKGGYFPIAPTDHYVDLRDEILTHLTNAGFSLEKGHHEVGSGGQAEINYKFNTLLHAADDHQMYKYIVKQTARQAGKTVTFMPKPLFGDNGSGMHCHQSLWKDGVPLMYDEDGYAGLSDTARHYIGGLLYHAPSLLAFTNPTVNSYKRLVPGYEAPINLVYSQRNRSACVRIPITGNNPKAKRLEFRCPDSSGNPYLSFAAMLMAGLDGIKNKIEPPPPVDKDLYELPPEEAAEIPQAPTQLSAVIDRLEEDSEYLTQGGVFTPDLIQTWISYKRDYEIAPFGLRPTPYEFALYYDV
- a CDS encoding response regulator; amino-acid sequence: MDATKPIDVLLVEDDAGDELITREAFEQNKIRNRLHVAHDGQEGLDFLYRRGEFADAPRPDLILLDLNLPKYSGRQLLEQIKADSELGAIPVVVLTSSSLEEDIVRSYNLHANAYVTKPVDLDQFFKAIRKIDSFFVEVVRLPPRT
- a CDS encoding NAD-binding protein codes for the protein MGEVFQFHREIIVSGDDPLSKTIAEELRGAGARIIKINTAADLLGAGVHRARAVVCAGPNDAVNLEIALLTREYSPTVRVVARLANDVLREAVTAVNGPGAILDVADLAAPSLVEAVLSRNAHQFQTAGIEFVVWGAEAPYDATLREIYADLAPVAVVHGKNSPEPGVVVPCPGRDLRVYAGDWTSMIGVKDEMEARGIRVTPPTATRSRHSRVRRAIDALRAMRDDVNPMLVPSLLFALFLILGSTTAVYLTYQNPRMSWLDALYFTSETISTVGYGEFSFAQQSPALRLFVIGLMFGGAIVTAILVAFLADLMLSRRFVKTAGLLRARHMRGHVVVVGLGSIGVRVVSDLTAAGYDVLVIEPDENNRYLSTVAKLDVPVIFGDPTMRQTLESARVERARGVAVVNQDDMRNIETGIVLLEILGSDTKVPIVMRVQGRALSTAVNRRFGFENVRSIVDLAAPWFIGAAMGLHVLGTFWVGQRSFMVGGMLVAEGSELDGLRMVDLSTQTRVIAIIRPEGPIRLRPRRDARLEAGDTVYVIGPYRELIATLRKGQPPPLTAVNGERAATLAAARSSHRPDVRPPRWAPDIEA